In Papaver somniferum cultivar HN1 chromosome 9, ASM357369v1, whole genome shotgun sequence, the genomic stretch ctaggattcaaagaCATGGAAACTTTCAACAATGCAATGATCACTAAAATTGCATGGAGACTAATCAAGGAACCAAATTATATCTGGAGCTGTACTATGAAGGCTACTCATTTCTCACACAATGAAGTGATCAGAATGAATACCACACCTAAACAAATTGATTCTTGGATTTGGTAAGGAATCCTGGAAGGTATTGCCAATATTCAAAAGTATTATAGCTGGAAAATTGGGAAAGACAGTATTCATATATGGGAAGATAGATGGTTCAAAGGTCAAGATGAGATCTTAGTTAAACCTCCCAATAGCCCCACAACTCTTATCTATGTCATCCAACTGTTCAACTCTGCTGGAGACTGGGACACAGATCTTCTAGCTCTTTGGTTCAATCTGGACACTCAACAACATATTCTTCTTACTCAGCATAATCCTACCATGGAAGATTCTATAATTTGGAACCTAACTAGCAAGGGAGTCTTATCTGTCAAATCCCTTTATGATAAGAAGATTTCTAACAAATATGCTAATGATGCTATCACCTCTCCTTGAGGAAAAATCTAGAATCTAGATACTTCTCCATCTATCCACCTGTTCACTTGGAAGTGCTCATGGAATTCTTCCTACCAATGCCAAAAATGCCAGTATCCTTACTTATATTGATCCTATCTGCAAAAATGCTAAGGAAGATATCACTCATGTTCTCATCACCTGTCTTGTTGCTTCTGATGTTTGGAGCAGATTATTTGGAAGCACACACCAGCTCTTCAGTAATTATAGCTCCTTCCATGATTGGTTCAATAACTGGTTTATAGATCAGAATCAAAATAACAGATGGAATGCCACGTTTGCTACTATCTGCTGGTTTATCTGGAAAGCAAGATGTGACATGGTGTTCAAGAATATAATCCCTTCAGCTGCTGCTACTGCTCTAAAATAACTCAGCATTTATGCTCCTTCAACGGGGTCATTCATACTCCAGGACACATCCTCAATAATTTGTACTATCAGCACAACAGTCTGGAGGATACTAGGAACACCAGACTCTTAAATCTCCATAAGAGGAACTTTGGAATCACTATTAGCATTTGTATTCTGGAAGTCAATAATTACAATGCTACTAGTGATTTTATTCCTTATACTAACTTTTCTCTTATTGTTATGTCTTTTACAGGCCAATGTATGGGAGCAAGAAACTATAAGGACATAGCAAGCTTCCAGAGCAGCCAGAGGAGCTTATCTAGCCATGGAATGGGGAAAGGAGATGCAGAAATCCCACATTGACTTTGCTGCTGAGGATGATGCAACTCTCCAAGCCATTCAGAGAGAGTACCAGATAGAAGTTAAAGAAAGGTTCCAACCAAGTTTTAGTCAATCTCAAGATTCAACTTTTAAGGCTATTGATTTTATGTTAGGAGATCTAATTCTTCTAGCTCCCCATCAGAACTTATTATCTACCAGATTAGCTAATATCTCTTCGAAATCTACATTACTTCAAAACTTAAATTGCCCTAACCTCCAACAACTTTTAGGTTTACTTCAGTTAAATCCGGTCAGGAATGTTGAGACAATATGTAATGTAACTGACCAAACTCTGAGGGTGCAACTTGGTGCTTTTCATAGCCTAGTTAAACCCATTTTATATGCTGGAGTTGTTGCTCATACTTGAGTACACACTctgttttcttattaaaaaaaaagtgggAATTAAGTGTTTGACCCTCTCCTCACTCTCACTTACTCAGATGGCTTTTGACTTAAaactcaatttaaaaaaaaactaacccgTTTTATTGAAATGACCCTTAAAAAAGGAGGGCCATTTGGATAAAGATGTTTGATGATGTTATCAAATGATAAATTATATCCTTTAAGGGTATAATCGTCATACCAacttaaacataacatgtctcacAAACCATACGTAAGAATtcgacaaattttatatatttggaaagctttttgaaagagctacacaacgagcataaatacaactatcaaattttcatttcatgaaatttttattctctaaataattttttaaattttcttcatattttgtagTGTGCAGACAATATGCACACTAATTTTATGTGCAGGAAATATACACactgatttttgttcataattttttaaattttcttcatattttatagtgTGCAGGTAATATGCACACTGATTTTATGTGCAGGCAATATGCACACCGGTTATAATATTCCAGGGCCACCAGAataatttgtaaattttattaaaTAATCCTGGGGCTAAAAGAGTAAGACCCATAATTTTCAGGGTCATAAGAAtaaatttctcaaaaaaaaaaaaaaaaaaaaaaagtaaaatcgaTAGAAACTTTGGGCGGTATAGTTCTGGGTTGGTCCCAGTTTTACAGAATTAGGCGATAGTAGATATAAGAGATGCTGTTGGTAATAGTTCATTAAGCATAGGCACATGAAACTTTGGGCGACATTCAACCGCCTGTAGAGGCCACAGAAATACTAAAATGTCAGGACCGGCCTAGTATACCGCATTAGTTACACATCACGTTTCAAAGTGACCAATAAAAACAATATCGAATATCTTTATACACCAAGCAATTTACACGACATGCGCAACAATTGAGTGTCAGAAACGTACACGAAATTGTAGACATCCCCGAGACCAAGATAAGGAAAGACATAGCCTGCCCATTCCGAAAACAAAACTGGTTTCGTCATCAGACCAATTTGTTCCGGAAAGTAGATCACATATGTGTACTGGTTGTGAGAACCATAATTTAAAATTTTCTGGCATCGGTTGCCATCCCTAGAAAAATCCTGCACCGCTAACGGAAATTCaagtttcctttttctttttccttaacaggattattttttttggaacatACAGCAAAAGCAATCAAATATGCTGCAACATTTCAAAATTATATGTTGGCCGCCTGAGCCCCCAGGCTTGGCTCGGGCAGTCATATTTTGGTCCATAGGAATATAGATTGTCGACATaccattttttttgttgaactCTTCATTAGCTGGGATTATGAAGACCCAAGATTTAATCCTTGCTATCAATTCATGGAGGTCAACTATATCCACTTTTATTGTCTGCATTACAGTCCTCAGCTCAGGGATATTCTCTCTATGCAATCTTTGACCTTCAACGCTTCTTCAATCAACATCAGTCTCCAGTCTTTTCCCCTTTCCCTATCAATATTACGGTCTTTCTAAGTCGACAATGCATGTGCAAGCAGTTAGCAGTTAGTTACTAACTTGCTATTATGGTTCAGAAGATCTTCATTTCCTAATTGGTAACACAGAATTTTGGGTTTGGAACTCACTTAAAGAGCCACAAGAGTCAAGACATGCCCCATCCAAGATTTTCATGGATAAAATTTGCTCACAAGGTAAAAATTGAATGAATTTATTCTGACCAACACTAATATCATTCTGACCAAATCCTTTTCTTGTTATTTTAATGGATAAATTGGTGTTTACGCAAAGGTGTTACTACTAAATATACTAaacaaagagattaagaaaacaaaaatgtttTGTCTTTGATCAAGTCTATTCAATTAGAAAAATCAATAGCAAAAGAGTATACAATGTTATCTATATTTGTTAGCTTACAGTTGTGTCTCAGTCAATTCAATAACAAACAACCAACGACAAGAACATGACTCAAATGTTCACAAATTTATTACCTCTGTGATTCAATTCCTCTTCAAGTGTTTTATCGACCCCAGCAGTAGCGCAGACGCTTTCTTGAGGGAAGAATGTACCTCAGCAAGCAACGAATGACACCGTTATCAGCATTCAACCAGCAAATCTAGAGCACAAGCACTTCACCAGGACCTGGCCTATTATCAGCATCAATCTCAAAAGCACAACGCGTGCATTAGAACCTGGCCTCTTATCAACAGGATTCGACAAACACTTTGTTCTTTGTTGGGACCAATGCATTCACATCCGCCGTTCTCATTTGCCGTGTTTGAATTCAGTTGGTGTGCCAACTTATCTAAGAGTACCAGTAAAATCAATAGGAGGACCAGTGAAATCTGTAGGAGGAGCCATTTTTTCCTTCCACTTTATAGACTCTAAATAAAGCTTCGAAATCTTTCCTGACACACGCCTCATATCCGGCCGCTTATCAGGATCCTCATGTACACATTCTAACGCGACAGAAGTCTGACTTCTTGGCAATGTCCACAGGAAATGAATCCTTCAACCTTCTATCAATCCATCTCCTAATCCTCTCGAAATCCTCAGACTCAACTGCTTCCCTAGctgtttcaatcactgaaacatttcTATACTGCCCATTTTGTTTATCAAATATAACCCTTATTGGTTCTTCACCTGACAAGAGCTCGAAAATCACTACCCCAAATGCATAAACATCAGATTTTTGTGTTGCTATCCCATCTACTAGATACTCCGGTGACATATAACCTTTAGTCCCCGAAAACTTCACTGTTCGATCTTCTTAGCCTCGACGGAGACAGGGTTTGATTCTGCTGCTCTAATTCCTCTCCTAATTAAAACCTTGATTCCATTTCTTGAATTTCATTGATCTCTCCACAGAGTTCCGACGTTCCGAAATGACATATTTTCGCGTTAAACAAAGGCTCGATAACAATTACACTACTACTTTTGATATGATTATGCACCAAAGACAAATTCAACCCAGAGAAATGATGAATATACTCAATTCCCTGAGCAACATCCACAGCAATCTGCATTCTAGATATCCATGTAGACAATACACTAAATTCTGGATTCCTACTGTTCCGACGAAGACAATCTCTCAAATTACCACCACCATTCACAAAATCATACACTAGATAAATATAATCTCCAGAAACCGAAGCACCCAACAACTTAATCAAACTAATATGATGACTCTTACAAATCGCCGTTAATTGTTGGCGTAGTTTCGACGAATCAATCGAACGATGAAATTTACGTTGAAATATTATTACATCTTTACCTCTAATCAAACACTTCCAGGACGACGAAGACGATGACGATGAGAACTGTTTGGATAAGAAATTGTTAGTTGCTGAACGAATCTCTGAGAAATCGTAGATGTACGAGTCTTCCGGTAACGAATCTTTTAGAGATTTTAAAGAAGATCGTGAAGTTCTTGATTCTGAAGATGAAGTGTTGTTTGTACTACGTGTGAAATCTTCATTAGAGATTTCGTAACTAGAATTTGTTGGATTTGAGTTGGGAAAAGATCGAGTGTTTTCATAGGATCTTCTTGATGAGATTGAAATTGGTTGCGTTACATTAGTGTTCCTTTTTGATTTGCACATGTAGAAAGAAGaatgattttgagaaaccagGGGGTTGGatttctgagagtttgaagaagaagaaaggaaccAAAACGAAACTAGTAGGTAGGAAAATTGAAGTTCTCAccgaagaagaaagaaatgagAGTAAAGTTGGATTTTAAAAATGAATCTAGTGGCGCATTTACTTGTAAGGGTAAGGTTTTTCTGAACCTGGTGCTGGGCTTATTAGGAAGCACCGTTGCAAAAGTCGAGTCTCATTTGCACGGATCTCTGTTGTAGACTTTTGACTTCTTTAATTTGACTCACGGTGATACATCAACAAAGACAATGTGGGTGCTGGTAAAAAAGGAAACGGAAATAGAATCATCTAACAAGCACGTAAACTTACTAGGATAAAACATATGGTACGATTTTACAGTGTTGTTGACTAGTTAGGAGATAGTCCACTGACACTGTAATACTGTATCTAATTATTGTATTCttcattatttttccttcatcaatGCTCTTGAGATTAGTACCAGAATGAAATGGAAGTAGACATAAGACAAGACCTCTTTAATTCGAGTTGTTAGGTAATTTTAGATACTAGTTTTCTAGGTGTTTTTGGCACCGGAAAGTATAATGGACAGTGGACACCTGACCCATATGTGAACTGGAATGTGAATAGTCCAATTCTATTCAGACTGATGATTGGTGACATATCACTATACGTATCCTATGAGGTGGCTAAGTACCAACCTgattaaaatattatatcaaaaagaataaaatacgTTCTTAGAAGTCAAGAAGGGAGATTTTGAAACCAATGAGAGCCATAAAGATGATTTTCTGGTTGAGGATTTTTGCAAAGTTTTATATGAAAGAGTTCAAATGTGAAAGCTCGTTTTAGTTGTCATCTTCcaataatttttaaaaattttaagTAATTTCTGCTTTAGAAGCTTAATATCTTATTGAGTACACGGTACTTTTAGGCACTAGGGCGGCACCAAACACACTACCGAGAAAGGAAGAAGTGCTGGACACTGAACCGGTAGTGTACATGTACCCATTATTATTCCTTTCTCCATTACTGATTCTTATTGCAAAAAGAGCCGCACAAACTTGCCAATCAGAGATTCATAATAAAAAGACCataaaaaaaataccaaaagGGGAAAACATCTGTAATTCAAAAGCCACAATTCACTTGATaaataacaaaaacaaacaaatattCAGAATTGTCTTCTCTGAATGGAGCTAAACTGCCAAAGTGGTAAACCACCATCACAATTTCTCCATCTTCCTAGTAACCTGACTTATTATTTTATTGCAGCTACTAATAACCAAATCAAACATAAAACAAATAAAACGAGTACATAGAACCAGACTGACAGTATTTCAACAAGTAGATTAAGGTGAAACCTGGAGCCAACACCCACTCTGCTTCCCTAAGCAGCGGAATCTCTACTCAGATTCAGATTCAGCACTCTGCAACCAGACAATGAAGGGCTTGACATTCTTCCAGATCTGAGAATTTTTGCTAGCACCAATCCCTTCATTGAACCACTGAACAATGTACTCTTCCTCCAACACATCTTCATCATAAAGTGTTTTCAGAACTAAAGCCACCTCCTTCACAACCTCGGGGCCAGACTTTTCACAGAAAGCACCAATAGCTCGCAGAAGAAGAATCTGCGATCCTTCATTATCATGAGTAGCAGCAGCAAGGTAGTTCTTCTTCTTAGTCACTTCCTTGGAGAACCCTTTGTCTACACCTCCAAACAATGCATCAATAAGGGCATTCATGACAACCTGTGGAGAAGAACCACCATTCAGTGATGCCAAAAAGGATTTCAACTGTCCAGCATTGCAACCCTTCAGATTCCCCTGGATCTTCTCAACTAGTTGTTCGTGAGCACCAACGCCATTAGCTGACTTACCGTTCTCAGTTACAGTGGGAGATTTTGCTTCAGGTCCATTAACGGCAGTAGTGGCAGAACCATTAGCAGCTACCACTTTCTTTGCAGCAGGTTTAGGCTTTTCTTTCTCGGCCTCAGCAGTGGTAAGCATAACCATGTCGGCTGTGACGGCACTCAATTGTTCTTGTATACGTTTTTGAGCTGCTTCCAATGATGTATCAGTAGCCCActgaacatcatcatcatcatcctcctcTTCCTCATCCGCATCATTGTCATCAGCCTGACTACCAGAAGGAGAATGACGATCTTCAACAGGAAGGACTGTCTTCTTCTTGGAAGAGGAAGCCTTTGAAGCATCCTTCTTTTTTAATTTCAGCTTCTTAAGCTCCTCATCAGCAGCCTCACCTTCCTTTAGTCTTTCTTTCTCAGCCCTACGCATTGCCTTCTTATCTTTTCCTCCCTTCTTCTGCTCAGGCGGATTCTTGATTATGAAAGTAGTGAGCTTGTCCCTCATGTCAACATCAGAAACAAAACCACAGGCAgcacatttcagttggatcatcTGAGTTTTGGTGATGATAACATCAGTCTCAGGGTTCCCACATCCATAGCACTGGACAAACTTCTTAATGAAGTTCTCAAGCAAACCAGCAAGCTTAGCAGTATCATGGGCACCATTCACAAGAGCAACTCCAGTTTTTTCATCAAATTTGGACTGTGCTCCAAGCTCACAACCAAAATACTTGGTGGTGTATGACGGAGGCCTAGCCAATGCTTTTGCAATGTCAACCATGTTTACCACATTAGTCTTGATACCATTTCCACGACCTTCAATCTTTGTTAACATCCTTGGCATCTTATACCTGTAAAAGGCATCATCACTGTTACCAGCACCTATGTTCTGCATCGCCATCCTTTTAAGACTGTATAGAGTGTGATATTAGAGAGAACGGTAAGCTTCTTCTGTGAGAGTGGTTTCTTCTAGTTCACTGGTAATTGGAGGTCGCAGAAAATTGCAACTTGAAGAATCTGTAAAATCCTGAAATGGCTCTAAATGCATACAGCAAACTTTATTAGCAGCAAAGTCTCTATGCTTAAATCCTCTAGGACAATATTCACCAAGCAATCCAACAGATCCCAAAAAGAGTGTGGCCCGTTCAGACATAAAGGCTTGGAACTTGACACCCTCCACTTTGTTAAACCGGAGTTATAACAAATAAATCTGCAACATCAAAAAGCAAATAGCACGAGTCAGATACATAGTCACTGACAAGGTACGCTATTACATTTAAATaactcattcatcataaaaggtacACAGTCACTGACAAGCCACACCATTACATTTGAATAATTCATTCATCATGAAAGGTATGAATAAATTACAAACTCAATACAGTTTTTCACCAATACCACTATACTGCTTTGAAAAATTATCAGGGCTACCTATATTGTATTAGCTAATTCCACTTTCATTACACACAAAAACAGCCAAAATCAGCAGACTAGAGACTGCTTTGAAAGATTATCAGGTCTACCTAGATTGTATCAATAAATTCTGATTTCATTATCAAATCAGCAGACCACAGATAGAAACAGAATTGCTAGATGATGAAAGAATTAACAAAACACATAATCAAGTTCATTATGTTATTCATAAATCTATTAAATTATCATCAACAACTACAAAATCAGCACAGTTCATGTTCTTCAATACGtattaataaaacaaaattaacaaa encodes the following:
- the LOC113308612 gene encoding eukaryotic translation initiation factor 5-like, with translation MAMQNIGAGNSDDAFYRYKMPRMLTKIEGRGNGIKTNVVNMVDIAKALARPPSYTTKYFGCELGAQSKFDEKTGVALVNGAHDTAKLAGLLENFIKKFVQCYGCGNPETDVIITKTQMIQLKCAACGFVSDVDMRDKLTTFIIKNPPEQKKGGKDKKAMRRAEKERLKEGEAADEELKKLKLKKKDASKASSSKKKTVLPVEDRHSPSGSQADDNDADEEEEDDDDDVQWATDTSLEAAQKRIQEQLSAVTADMVMLTTAEAEKEKPKPAAKKVVAANGSATTAVNGPEAKSPTVTENGKSANGVGAHEQLVEKIQGNLKGCNAGQLKSFLASLNGGSSPQVVMNALIDALFGGVDKGFSKEVTKKKNYLAAATHDNEGSQILLLRAIGAFCEKSGPEVVKEVALVLKTLYDEDVLEEEYIVQWFNEGIGASKNSQIWKNVKPFIVWLQSAESESE